One stretch of Vespula vulgaris chromosome 20, iyVesVulg1.1, whole genome shotgun sequence DNA includes these proteins:
- the LOC127071023 gene encoding NF-kappa-B-repressing factor isoform X2: MNTSTNWDVEQYKAEHESDEHWELRRKFLLAHKDKFPEDELLCLAQVFTNVEILGCRYPKETMHLISELAQDVVCEYRERKKNKLQRTFVKASDAARTKAQGTSKNCSTGKTDTCTNNPSSIKSENKIENVPAKKIKLDESPFGDIVLVERPGDLPQTILACAVNVSGGNIEWKINKTNMNKWQCIILINAKQLAESYGTNQKLAKKEASVRGLRELQKYYYTIKIKHNFIEEANVTTTSMLQNTSSHDSISDDNIGKRLMKLMGWTGGGLGKSQQGIVEPVIVKQQVSREGLGLKVKASNLRELELKCRDILKKYLMGDMKTDLVFSPEFSNEERTVIHKLARQMGLKSHSYGPKDQRKLVISRKVDIRDLVIELKTLGGSTDKYELIKPSSV, translated from the exons ATGAATACATCAACAAATTGGGACGTAGAACAATATAAAGCGGAGCATGAGTCCGATGAACATTGGGAATTAAGacgtaaatttcttttagCACATAAAGATAAGTTTCCAGAAGACGAGTTACTTTGTTTAGCTCAAGTGTTCACCAATGTAGAAATTTTAGGCTGCAG atatccaAAAGAAACTATGCATTTGATATCAGAATTAGCTCAAGATGTTGTCTGcgaatatagagaaagaaagaagaacaaattaCAAAGAACATTTGTAAAAGCATCAGATGCTGCTCGTACAAAGGCACAAGGTACATCCAAAAACT GTAGCACAGGGAAGACAGACACATGTACAAACAATCCGAGTTCAATTAAAAGTGAAAACAAGATAGAAAACGTACCtgctaaaaaaattaaattagatgAATCTCCATTTGGAGATATAGTATTAGTAGAAAGACCGGGAGATTTACCACAAACGATACTTGCTTGTGCAGTTAATGTTTCTGGTGGCAATATAGAgtggaaaattaataaaactaacATGAACAAGtg gcaatgtattattttaattaatgcaaAACAACTTGCGGAATCTTATGGCACAAATCAGAAACTAGCCAAAAAAGAAGCATCGGTCAGAGGCTTGCgtgaattacaaaaatattattatactatcaaA attaaacataattttattgaagaaGCAAATGTAACAACAACATCGATGCTACAAAATACATCATCTCATGATTCTATTTCTGATGATAATATTGgaaaaagattaatgaaaCTTATGGGTTGGACAGGTGGAGGACTTGGAAAATCTCAACAAGGAATTGTTGAGCCAGTTAT TGTTAAACAACAAGTTAGTCGAGAGGGTTTAGGATTAAAAGTAAAAGCTTCGAATCTACGcgaattagaattaaaatgtAGAGATATACTGAAAAAATACCTAATGGGTGATATGAAAACTGATTTAGTATTCTCCCCAGAATTctcaaacgaagaaagaacagTAATACATAA ACTTGCACGACAAATGGGCCTAAAATCACATAGTTATGGTCCaaaagatcaaagaaaattagTCATATCTCGTAAAGTTGATATAAGGGATTTagtaatcgaattaaaaactCTCGGTGGAAGTACTGATAAATATGAGCTTATAAAACCAAGCTCTGTTTAG
- the LOC127071023 gene encoding NF-kappa-B-repressing factor isoform X3, whose amino-acid sequence MNTSTNWDVEQYKAEHESDEHWELRRKFLLAHKDKFPEDELLCLAQVFTNVEILGCRYPKETMHLISELAQDVVCEYRERKKNKLQRTFVKASDAARTKAQGSTGKTDTCTNNPSSIKSENKIENVPAKKIKLDESPFGDIVLVERPGDLPQTILACAVNVSGGNIEWKINKTNMNKWQCIILINAKQLAESYGTNQKLAKKEASVRGLRELQKYYYTIKIKHNFIEEANVTTTSMLQNTSSHDSISDDNIGKRLMKLMGWTGGGLGKSQQGIVEPVIVKQQVSREGLGLKVKASNLRELELKCRDILKKYLMGDMKTDLVFSPEFSNEERTVIHKLARQMGLKSHSYGPKDQRKLVISRKVDIRDLVIELKTLGGSTDKYELIKPSSV is encoded by the exons ATGAATACATCAACAAATTGGGACGTAGAACAATATAAAGCGGAGCATGAGTCCGATGAACATTGGGAATTAAGacgtaaatttcttttagCACATAAAGATAAGTTTCCAGAAGACGAGTTACTTTGTTTAGCTCAAGTGTTCACCAATGTAGAAATTTTAGGCTGCAG atatccaAAAGAAACTATGCATTTGATATCAGAATTAGCTCAAGATGTTGTCTGcgaatatagagaaagaaagaagaacaaattaCAAAGAACATTTGTAAAAGCATCAGATGCTGCTCGTACAAAGGCACAAG GTAGCACAGGGAAGACAGACACATGTACAAACAATCCGAGTTCAATTAAAAGTGAAAACAAGATAGAAAACGTACCtgctaaaaaaattaaattagatgAATCTCCATTTGGAGATATAGTATTAGTAGAAAGACCGGGAGATTTACCACAAACGATACTTGCTTGTGCAGTTAATGTTTCTGGTGGCAATATAGAgtggaaaattaataaaactaacATGAACAAGtg gcaatgtattattttaattaatgcaaAACAACTTGCGGAATCTTATGGCACAAATCAGAAACTAGCCAAAAAAGAAGCATCGGTCAGAGGCTTGCgtgaattacaaaaatattattatactatcaaA attaaacataattttattgaagaaGCAAATGTAACAACAACATCGATGCTACAAAATACATCATCTCATGATTCTATTTCTGATGATAATATTGgaaaaagattaatgaaaCTTATGGGTTGGACAGGTGGAGGACTTGGAAAATCTCAACAAGGAATTGTTGAGCCAGTTAT TGTTAAACAACAAGTTAGTCGAGAGGGTTTAGGATTAAAAGTAAAAGCTTCGAATCTACGcgaattagaattaaaatgtAGAGATATACTGAAAAAATACCTAATGGGTGATATGAAAACTGATTTAGTATTCTCCCCAGAATTctcaaacgaagaaagaacagTAATACATAA ACTTGCACGACAAATGGGCCTAAAATCACATAGTTATGGTCCaaaagatcaaagaaaattagTCATATCTCGTAAAGTTGATATAAGGGATTTagtaatcgaattaaaaactCTCGGTGGAAGTACTGATAAATATGAGCTTATAAAACCAAGCTCTGTTTAG
- the LOC127071023 gene encoding NF-kappa-B-repressing factor isoform X1, whose product MNTSTNWDVEQYKAEHESDEHWELRRKFLLAHKDKFPEDELLCLAQVFTNVEILGCRYPKETMHLISELAQDVVCEYRERKKNKLQRTFVKASDAARTKAQGFNNPLPGSTGKTDTCTNNPSSIKSENKIENVPAKKIKLDESPFGDIVLVERPGDLPQTILACAVNVSGGNIEWKINKTNMNKWQCIILINAKQLAESYGTNQKLAKKEASVRGLRELQKYYYTIKIKHNFIEEANVTTTSMLQNTSSHDSISDDNIGKRLMKLMGWTGGGLGKSQQGIVEPVIVKQQVSREGLGLKVKASNLRELELKCRDILKKYLMGDMKTDLVFSPEFSNEERTVIHKLARQMGLKSHSYGPKDQRKLVISRKVDIRDLVIELKTLGGSTDKYELIKPSSV is encoded by the exons ATGAATACATCAACAAATTGGGACGTAGAACAATATAAAGCGGAGCATGAGTCCGATGAACATTGGGAATTAAGacgtaaatttcttttagCACATAAAGATAAGTTTCCAGAAGACGAGTTACTTTGTTTAGCTCAAGTGTTCACCAATGTAGAAATTTTAGGCTGCAG atatccaAAAGAAACTATGCATTTGATATCAGAATTAGCTCAAGATGTTGTCTGcgaatatagagaaagaaagaagaacaaattaCAAAGAACATTTGTAAAAGCATCAGATGCTGCTCGTACAAAGGCACAAG GATTTAATAATCCATTACCAGGTAGCACAGGGAAGACAGACACATGTACAAACAATCCGAGTTCAATTAAAAGTGAAAACAAGATAGAAAACGTACCtgctaaaaaaattaaattagatgAATCTCCATTTGGAGATATAGTATTAGTAGAAAGACCGGGAGATTTACCACAAACGATACTTGCTTGTGCAGTTAATGTTTCTGGTGGCAATATAGAgtggaaaattaataaaactaacATGAACAAGtg gcaatgtattattttaattaatgcaaAACAACTTGCGGAATCTTATGGCACAAATCAGAAACTAGCCAAAAAAGAAGCATCGGTCAGAGGCTTGCgtgaattacaaaaatattattatactatcaaA attaaacataattttattgaagaaGCAAATGTAACAACAACATCGATGCTACAAAATACATCATCTCATGATTCTATTTCTGATGATAATATTGgaaaaagattaatgaaaCTTATGGGTTGGACAGGTGGAGGACTTGGAAAATCTCAACAAGGAATTGTTGAGCCAGTTAT TGTTAAACAACAAGTTAGTCGAGAGGGTTTAGGATTAAAAGTAAAAGCTTCGAATCTACGcgaattagaattaaaatgtAGAGATATACTGAAAAAATACCTAATGGGTGATATGAAAACTGATTTAGTATTCTCCCCAGAATTctcaaacgaagaaagaacagTAATACATAA ACTTGCACGACAAATGGGCCTAAAATCACATAGTTATGGTCCaaaagatcaaagaaaattagTCATATCTCGTAAAGTTGATATAAGGGATTTagtaatcgaattaaaaactCTCGGTGGAAGTACTGATAAATATGAGCTTATAAAACCAAGCTCTGTTTAG